One region of Polypterus senegalus isolate Bchr_013 chromosome 11, ASM1683550v1, whole genome shotgun sequence genomic DNA includes:
- the gpr184 gene encoding G protein-coupled receptor 184, with amino-acid sequence MVAEAPPGPMTNDTRCGINFSEGRWPLVFIYSVVFTLALVAHLLTLCPIIQQVRSHNILGVYLLNLSLSDLLYTLTVPLWIHYYYNNHTWHLGRHVCHIAGFIYYSNTYISIFMLCCISLDRCLAVSFPLWAKAFRKPKYGWYISAFVILGVMGVHLPVALVNSNNNTLLNGSSEMKDCYDSYPLSTLVAKFNYIRITFGFLVPLALLIFCNFQVFRGVRKSSSIQDKSKRKVKLLSIWVIVIFAFCFAPYHIILFLRTIVSSLHPGSCDFDRHVHHLFSFSLAMSSLNSVADPFLYVFSSNCVREDLSGISRSLCAHLGHRWPPHSSSKLSIRQLSTRVVTSWTALDKI; translated from the coding sequence ATGGTGGCTGAGGCGCCGCCTGGCCCGATGACCAACGACACTCGCTGCGGGATCAATTTCAGCGAGGGCCGCTGGCCGCTGGTGTTCATCTATTCGGTTGTGTTCACTTTGGCCTTGGTGGCCCACCTGCTGACGCTCTGCCCCATTATCCAGCAGGTGCGCAGCCACAACATCCTGGGGGTCTACCTGCTGAACCTCTCCCTCTCGGATCTGCTGTACACCCTGACGGTGCCACTCTGGATCCACTATTACTACAACAACCACACATGGCACCTGGGCAGGCATGTGTGCCACATTGCAGGCTTCATCTATTACTCCAACACGTACATCAGCATCTTCATGCTGTGCTGCATCTCCCTGGACCGCTGCCTGGCCGTGTCCTTCCCGCTATGGGCCAAGGCTTTCCGCAAGCCAAAGTATGGCTGGTACATCAGTGCCTTTGTCATCCTCGGGGTGATGGGTGTTCACTTGCCAGTGGCCCTGGTCAATAGCAACAACAACACCCTGCTCAACGGCAGTAGTGAAATGAAGGACTGCTATGACAGTTACCCGCTCTCGACGCTGGTGGCCAAATTCAACTACATCCGCATCACCTTTGGTTTCCTGGTGCCCCTGGCTCTGCTCATCTTCTGCAACTTTCAGGTTTTCAGAGGGGTGCGCAAGAGCAGCAGCATTCAGGACAAAAGCAAGCGCAAAGTGAAGCTGCTGTCCATCTGGGTGATTGTTATCTTTGCCTTCTGCTTCGCCCCTTACCACATCATCCTCTTCCTCCGCACCATCGTGTCCTCCCTCCACCCAGGGAGCTGTGACTTTGACCGCCACGTGCATCACCTCTTCAGTTTCTCCCTGGCCATGTCCAGTCTAAACAGCGTGGCTGACCCCTTCCTCTATGTGTTTTCCAGTAACTGTGTGCGGGAGGACCTCAGTGGAATCAGCCGATCGCTCTGCGCCCATCTTGGTCACAGATGGCCTCCACACAGCAGCAGTAAACTGTCCATCAGACAATTGTCTACTCGGGTCGTCACCTCCTGGACTGCGTTGGACAAAATTTAA